The Romeriopsis navalis LEGE 11480 genome segment AGGTGCCGGAACCGCAGGCTCCACCGGATCCTTTTGGGGATGAGCACTACGTTGGGTATTACCATCTGTCCTTTGATCTAACGGGTGAGATCGCTGATTTATCCGATTGGTTATCAGCGCTACAATTGAAGTTGCAAAATGAGTTGAAAATTCTGTTAGAGCCGACGCAACAGATGATTGGCCAACGGGTGTATGAAGTGGCGTTTATTGCTGATCGTGATGGCATGCCGATCGAATTTCTCCGCCAGATGAATTCTGTGTCGTAGGTTTGGGCGGCATTGGTTCGTTGCGTGCAGCGGCTTGAACGGTGTCAACTCATCGCAGTAATTCTCAGTCTTATCTGTCGGAATTGGGTTTATGCCAGTAGAAGCGTTTGCGAATAATTGGGCTTATCTCAAAGTTGAATTGAATAACTTAGAGCGCCTATTGTTAGCCGCAGTGGCAAAACAAAAAAAAGATCAGAAGGAATCCGATCGGCTCCTGCGAACGCCGGGTGATCGGGCAACGAAGCATTGGCTGCAAGGGTTGATGCATTTGGAAGGGCCGATCGGCTATGATTCACCGCCGCCACAGCGTTCAACGAAGCCGTTGACCTATAGTCAGCAATTGGAAAACCGGATTCAGGCAACACAGCAAGCCGGTAAAGCGTTGGCTTTGCCGCTGTTGTGCGATCGGTTGAATCTGACGATCTATGAAAAAAATCTGATTCTGCTGGGAATTGCGCCAGAAATTCATCGGCGTTATGCCAAGCTCTATGAATACCTCAATGGCAATAGCAGTCATCTCGTCACGATTGATCTATCGCTGCGGTTGCTCTGCCGCAATGACCAAGAATGGCGGTTAGCACGGGCGCAGCTTAAATCCGATGCGCCATTACGGCATCATCAGTTGATTGATGTTTTGGCCAATGACGATCGCCCCTTTTTGCAGCATGCGATTCGACTGAGTCCGGGGTTGGTCAATTACTTGCTGGCTGATCAGACTTTGCCACAGGACTTAGCGCATCTACTGCAGGGTGAAGATTCAGAAATTGAGGTACTGTTAAAGCGCACTGATGCGACACCGGAAATCTCGACTGCCGATGTGTTGCAACCCGCTTTAGCGGCCGCAACCGTGGAGACGCGGCTCTGGACCGAAGTGCCGAATTCCTTGAAAAGTTTCGCGAATGATGAATTTGCGAGCGATTTAGTTTTGCCGGCGATACTGAAGACTGATTTGCAGCAGCTAGCTCAAGCCGTAAAGTTTGGTCAGCCGGTTGATGACGATTGGGGCTTTGGGGCGTGGCATGGCCAATCTGTTCCTGGACAATCAGTAATGTTGGTGGGGCCAGCGGGCACGGGGAAAGCGGCGGCGGCGGCGGCGATCGCCCAAGCGGCTGGTGTCTCATTAGTGAAGCTTGATCTATCTCAACCGCTGTCCTTAGAACAGCTCTGTCTGCAACTGCAGACGCATTCAGTGCCAATTTTGCTCGTGCGTCACGCCGATCGATGGCTTGGTCGTAAGGCGAATGTCAGTCCGACGGCGCTCAATCAATTCTTTCAACTGCGACAACGAGCGCATTGTTTGACCCTATTTTCCATGCGGCGATCGATTGCCCTACCGCAGCAATGGCGGCACCAGATGGTGCAAAAATTGCTGTTTAAGCCACCGACTGCGGCTGATCGGGCCAAAATCTGGCAAACGGCCTTTCCGCCCCAAATGACTTTGGATGCGGCGATCGACTGGGATGTAATTGCCTGTCATGCGTTAACTGGTGGTGCCATTGTGCAAGCTGCCCGCGCGGCCGTATTGACGGCATTGGCCGAACAGACTGATACGGCAGAATTACGAATTACGATCGCGCACATTCAGACTGCCATTGCCCAAGTGCGACGGCGAATGAATTGACTGTCGGTGTGCCGCTAACGGACTTCGTGCGTTTTGAGCAATGCATGGGCGATCGGATCGATATAAACACGCTGCGTAAAACCCAAGCTGAAGCAAAAGCGCTGGCCATTGCGGGTGTTGACTAGCGATTGTTTGGAGAGATTTTTATGGATTTTGGTCTGCTGCTAAATCTGGTGCTGCGGTTTCGTGGGAATTGGGAATGTTGCAAACTAACCCCGCCTTGCTGAATGCTCGTCAGATTTAATCAAGTCGATCGACCTTGCCCAGCAATGGCACATCAATCGATTTACGTTGCCAGAGCAAAATCACCAGCCATAAATTCATCACAAAATAGCCGGACGTAATTAAGCTACTAGTCAGCAACAGCGGTAAATGCAGTGCGTCGATATTCTGGGCACCGATATCAAATAGCATGTAGCTGGCAAACCAAGTTAGGGCCAATTTCACCGCCACGCGGCTGGCATTTCGTTCAGTGCGGGTACTCGTTTCGCTATTTAACGACCATAGTGCGGGGATGATGCCAAACACCGGCATAAAGTACAGCATCAGCTTTAGGCTGCCGGTTTCCGATGCTTGCCGATCGAGATCTGCCATAGGACTCACTTTAGGTAACTGACGATCGTGGCATAGCTGAAATCTTACCTTGCCCCGGTTTGTCCAATCAGGATACTCATAACTCCCACAGCTGGCAAGCGCTCTTTGCTTCCGCAGTGAATCATGCTATCCGGAGTGAATCCTCCGACTGATCAAAAGACACCTTTCGCAATCTCGCTTTACAATATGTGAAGTAGCGATTCCTTGCACGTTAAAAACCATTCAGTAAATCCCCCAGCCCCATGCCAACGACTCAACCCGCAAAAATCTGTATCCTTGGTGGTGGCTTCGGCGGACTTTACACCGCCCTGCGTCTGAGCCAAATGACCTGGACGCATAAACCCGAAATCACGCTCGTTGATCAACGTGATCGCTTTGTCTTTGCGCCATTGCTGTATGAATTGCTGACTGGGGAATTGGAAAGCTGGGAAATTGCTCCAGAATATACGACGTTGTTGGCGAACACGGGCATTATATTCAAGCAGCAACAGGTCGCGGGGATTGATCTGCCGACAAAGACGGTGCAATTTGATGATGCGACGACCCAAACCTACGATCGTTTGGTCCTCGCGATGGGGGGTGAAACACCGATGGATATTGTTGATGGGGCTGCCGAATATGCGATTCCCTTTCGCGATGTGGCCGATGCAATGCGGGTTTCCGAGCGGTTACGTCAGCTAGAAGCATCGGATGCCGAGAAAATTCGCGTAGCGATCGTTGGTGGTGGCTATAGTGGTGTTGAATTAGCCTGTAAGCTGGCGGAGCGTTTAGGTGAGCGTGGACGTGTCCGCATCGTCGAGCGCAGTGATCAGATTCTTGGCAACTCACCGGAGTTCAATCGTGAAACTGCTGAAAAAGCCTTGAGTCAGCGATCGGTATGGCGCGATTTAGAGACGACGGTGACCAACATTACGGCTGATACCATTACCCTGAAATACCAGGAGTCCGAGAATCCGATTCCGGTGGATTTGGTCCTGTGGACGATCGGGAATCGGATTGTACCGGTTATTCAAGATTTGCCAATCGCCCATAACGATCGCGGCCAAATCGTTGTGACTTCTGCGATGCAAGTAGAGGCCAATCCTGAAATTTTTGCCTTGGGTGACTTAGCGGAATGCCGTGATGAAACCGGACAACTGGTGCCCGCGACGGCGCAAGGGGCATTTCAGCAAGCGGACTATGCGGGCTGGAATGTTTGGGCGAGTTTGACGGAGCGACCGTTATTGCCTTTCCGTTACCAAGCGCTGGGTGAAATGATGACTCTGGGTATGGAAGATGCGACATTATCCGGTTTAGGCTTGCACTTAAATGGTCTACCGGCCCATGTCGCGCGCCGCATGATCTATCTCTTCCGGATGCCGACGCTGGAGCATCAAGTCAAAGTCGGGATTAACTGGATGACCAAACCCTTGGTCAAGTTTTTGCAGCAGGTGTCTTAGATGGAATCCTCGCGTCCCCAGGTGATTTTCTTTGATGCGGTTGGCACGCTGTTTGGGATTAAAGGTAGTGTTGGCCAGATTTATGCGGCGATCGCGCAGCAATATGGTGTTGAAGTTGCGCCGCAGACGATCGATTGGGCCTTTGGGCCAGCTTTTCGGGCGGCAGGCAATCCCGCGTTTCCGGATGTTGACCCTAGTGAATTAGCGGCGCGGGAATATACTTGGTGGCGCGATGTGGCGATCGCCACGTTTAATCAGGCAGATGTTTTGCCGCAGTTTGCCGACTTTGAGGCCTTCTTCGATACGCTATTTCATCACTTTGCCACGGCTACGCCTTGGGATTTGTACGACGATACAATTTCCACGCTGAGTCAGATCCGGGATGCCGGGATTACGCTGGGGGTGATTTCGAATTTTGATTCGCGTTTGTATAAAGTGTTAGAGGCGCTATCCCTATCGGATTTCTTTCGCTCCATCACGATTTCGACCGAAGTTGGGGTAGCCAAGCCGGATGTGCAGATTTTTCAAGTGGCTTTGCAGCAGCATAATTGTGTTCCGTCTCAGGCTTGGCATATTGGCGATAGCTTGGAAGAAGATTACCGCGCAGCGACAACGGCGGGCCTGCGAGGCATCTGGCTCCAGCGCTAGTGTGCTTGATTTGATTGCCGCAAATCGTTATAGGTCGTCAATGTTGCTGATATGCGACATTTGAGCGTCTTTGACTCATGTTGTGTTAATCATTCGTTCATATAAGGGTAGAAATTTGACGCAATTTAGGCGGAAATATCACCAGTTAGGCCAATTTGTTTTTCGGCACATTGAGGAAAATCATTTGCTTGATTCAGACGTTCGTGTTTCTGCGGACTGATTTGTACGCAGATAGGTATCGGTATCATCGGTCAAGCTCTGAATTACTCGGAACGATCACGGTATTAGTTTGCTAATTCCCACTGGTGAGTCAAGTGCGCGATGGCTTCACATCGTCTGCAACCCGTGTAAATCCTGATTTGTGATGGGGTTTATTAATCTGTGGTGATGTTGAGTTGGTGATCCTTGTCACGGGTTTGGGGGTTTGCCATACTCAGGACATCGAGCGATTGAGTCGCTGTTGTGAACCCGATAAGTTCTCATGACATCTTTTCAAGCGTCGTGCATCTCAGCATTTTGGTTTTGTTTACTCCGTTGATCTGGTTCGTCGAA includes the following:
- a CDS encoding NAD(P)/FAD-dependent oxidoreductase, with the translated sequence MPTTQPAKICILGGGFGGLYTALRLSQMTWTHKPEITLVDQRDRFVFAPLLYELLTGELESWEIAPEYTTLLANTGIIFKQQQVAGIDLPTKTVQFDDATTQTYDRLVLAMGGETPMDIVDGAAEYAIPFRDVADAMRVSERLRQLEASDAEKIRVAIVGGGYSGVELACKLAERLGERGRVRIVERSDQILGNSPEFNRETAEKALSQRSVWRDLETTVTNITADTITLKYQESENPIPVDLVLWTIGNRIVPVIQDLPIAHNDRGQIVVTSAMQVEANPEIFALGDLAECRDETGQLVPATAQGAFQQADYAGWNVWASLTERPLLPFRYQALGEMMTLGMEDATLSGLGLHLNGLPAHVARRMIYLFRMPTLEHQVKVGINWMTKPLVKFLQQVS
- a CDS encoding VOC family protein, coding for MHHASIRTADIHQAIGFYEQLGFVMEEQFTAGYTLACWMTGLNGRIELLQVPEPQAPPDPFGDEHYVGYYHLSFDLTGEIADLSDWLSALQLKLQNELKILLEPTQQMIGQRVYEVAFIADRDGMPIEFLRQMNSVS
- a CDS encoding AAA family ATPase, coding for MPVEAFANNWAYLKVELNNLERLLLAAVAKQKKDQKESDRLLRTPGDRATKHWLQGLMHLEGPIGYDSPPPQRSTKPLTYSQQLENRIQATQQAGKALALPLLCDRLNLTIYEKNLILLGIAPEIHRRYAKLYEYLNGNSSHLVTIDLSLRLLCRNDQEWRLARAQLKSDAPLRHHQLIDVLANDDRPFLQHAIRLSPGLVNYLLADQTLPQDLAHLLQGEDSEIEVLLKRTDATPEISTADVLQPALAAATVETRLWTEVPNSLKSFANDEFASDLVLPAILKTDLQQLAQAVKFGQPVDDDWGFGAWHGQSVPGQSVMLVGPAGTGKAAAAAAIAQAAGVSLVKLDLSQPLSLEQLCLQLQTHSVPILLVRHADRWLGRKANVSPTALNQFFQLRQRAHCLTLFSMRRSIALPQQWRHQMVQKLLFKPPTAADRAKIWQTAFPPQMTLDAAIDWDVIACHALTGGAIVQAARAAVLTALAEQTDTAELRITIAHIQTAIAQVRRRMN
- a CDS encoding HAD-IA family hydrolase codes for the protein MESSRPQVIFFDAVGTLFGIKGSVGQIYAAIAQQYGVEVAPQTIDWAFGPAFRAAGNPAFPDVDPSELAAREYTWWRDVAIATFNQADVLPQFADFEAFFDTLFHHFATATPWDLYDDTISTLSQIRDAGITLGVISNFDSRLYKVLEALSLSDFFRSITISTEVGVAKPDVQIFQVALQQHNCVPSQAWHIGDSLEEDYRAATTAGLRGIWLQR